The stretch of DNA GAGGAGGGTATCGCGAGCAAGAAGCGTTACCGTACGGTGGAGATCGGGGGTAAGTGCTGGTTTGCCGATAACCTGAACCGTACGCTGGCGTCGGGTCAGTCGGGGGCGGTGAAGTGTTACGGTGATGCGGAATCGAATTGTGACACTTACGGACGTTTGTATAACTGGCTGGCAGCGACACAGAACGATGCTACGGCCGGTGTGCAGGGTATTTGTCCTACGGGCTGGCATTTGCCGACGAATGACGAGTGGGTGGCAATGTTGCAGTCTACGGGAGGAGAGGTGAATGTAGAGGGTAACGGCCGGGGATTGAAGAGTACGCTGAATTACTGGCGTCCGGTGACGGCAGAGGGTCAGATCGGGACGAATGAGGACGGATTTGCGGGATTGCCGGGAGGAGGATTTTTTTGGACGTATAATTTAAATGCCAGTTACGATGGCACTTATGGTGGTTTTAATGCCAGAAACGGATATAACGATATAGAGGATCAGGCTTGGTGGTGGACGTCAACAAATAAGCCGCAGGTGTGGATCACGGCTCATGGGGGAAGCGGGGATTACGGTACTTTGACGATGCCTTATTACGTGCGTTTCGACAGGGTGAGCAATACCTTATTCACGAATGTGGTCACGGCATGGAGCGGGCATAATTACGGATATTTGAATTCCATATTTTGCGGAAGTGAGTATCATTATTTTTTGGCGGGAAGTGTCGATTGGACACTGGATGCCGGATATAATCTAAATGCCCGGACAGCTATCCGGACTAATTTTTATTT from Culturomica massiliensis encodes:
- a CDS encoding FISUMP domain-containing protein — protein: EEGIASKKRYRTVEIGGKCWFADNLNRTLASGQSGAVKCYGDAESNCDTYGRLYNWLAATQNDATAGVQGICPTGWHLPTNDEWVAMLQSTGGEVNVEGNGRGLKSTLNYWRPVTAEGQIGTNEDGFAGLPGGGFFWTYNLNASYDGTYGGFNARNGYNDIEDQAWWWTSTNKPQVWITAHGGSGDYGTLTMPYYVRFDRVSNTLFTNVVTAWSGHNYGYLNSIFCGSEYHYFLAGSVDWTLDAGYNLNARTAIRTNFYFSVRCVKD